Sequence from the bacterium genome:
AAGGATGGTATTTTAAATCGCTGGTTTCTTGACGCCCTGTATCTTGGTAAATATCCCGAAGATGTGTGGGCATATCAGAAGGAAAACCCGGAGATTAAACCGAACGATATGGGAACAATCTCAACACCTACAAATTTCCTCGGGATTAACTATTACTCCCGGTATGTGGTAAAAGGAAAAAGGGAAGAGGGGAAATTGAAGATTGTCGACGTGTCACCTGAAGAATTGGGAACCCCTTTCAGCACGATGGGCTGGGAGATTTATCCGGAAGGTCTGGGCATTCTCTTAAGAAGAATCGGGAAGGATTATAAAAATCCGGTTATCCTGGTTACCGAAAACGGCGTTGCCCTTGATGACAAAATAGAACCGGACGGTTCCATAAATGACCCGGTGAGAATAGATTTTTTGAAAAGACACATTGAAGAGTTAAAAAATACAATTTCAGGGGGTGTTGATGTAAGGGGATATTTTGTCTGGACCCTTATGGATACCATTGAATGGGAACTTGGTTTTACCCAAAGATTTGGATTAGTTTACACAGATTTTAAAACATTGAAGAGAACAGTAAAGGCAAGCGGAAGATGGTATAAGAATTGGATTAATCAGACATAATTAATAAAGAGAATTTGACAAAAGGGAAAGAAAAAGATTATCTGGTTTGAATCCAGTGGGAATGTTGTCTTTAACGGCGCAGGAACATAACGAAAAAGGATGGACGAAGACTTTTGCTTTTGAGGAGAAACAGTTATGCCATATGCTGAAGGACAGTCTGTATCGCCCCGCGTGACCAAAGAGATTCTTCACCCAAAATCCATGGATGCTGCTGATGCCTGCAGTGTTATCATCGACGGCGAGCCGGGCCCAAGATTCTTCAATTACCAGGTACAGCTCTGCGTGACCCCCAAAGGTACCTGGATTGCCTGCTGGACACAGGGAAGCTATGAGGCTGATTCTGATCAGCGTGTCGTGGTAGCGCGAAGCGAAGACAATGGTCAAACCTGGAGCAAGGAAATTGTGATTGAGGGTTCCGGGGGCACCTATCATGTGCCGGCGTGGATTGTCAGTTTCGTAGTTCCAGGCACGGGGCGGATATACATGTTTTATTGGTACAATATCAATGGCGTTTTCCTGCGCGATGCAGGCGATATTTTCTATCGGTGTTCTGACGATGACGGTTTTACATGGTCACCGCGGTACCGTGTTGAGATACCCCGCACAGCCATGGATGATCCGGAAGGCGATATCCACGGCTGGAATTTCGGCCAGCCGTGCCTTTTGGCGACGGGGCAGGTGATGATGACATATACTAAGATCAATCGCTCAAGTCTTTATCCAAAAGGTTGGCGTCTGGATCTGAACAATGAATGGCAGGTGGAGCCGGGTGCGGATTCTGCTACCAAACCCAAGAATGAGCAGGGGGGAGATCCAAACAACTGGGTAACGGAGGTTTTTTTTCTTGAACTGACCAATATCCTCACTGAAAATAATCCGGCCAGATTAAATTTCCGGTTCTTGCCGGAAGGACATAAGGGACTCTGGATGCCCTACCCGGGTACTGATCGTCATTTTGGTCAGGAAGGAACACTTGTAGATCTTTCCGGCGAACGATTGCTTTGTGTCTTTCGGTCGAGACTGGGGCATCCTTTTTTTGCCATCAGCGAGGATTGTGGGGCAACCTGGAGTAAGCCCGATATTCTCCGAATTTGCCCTGAGGGAGAGCCGTTTAATCAACCCTGCGCCCCATGTCCTATGACTAAACTGCCGGATGGCCGATTTGTATTTATTTTTCACAATGTGAAACCCGAAGGCCTGGGCTGGTATCCGCGGGATCCTCTTTGGATTACAGCGGGACGGGAAGCGCACGGCGTTACCAACAATGCCGGTCTGCACTTTGCCAAACCTAAAGTAGTTATTTTTAACGATGGCAAACCTGGCGGACCTTTTAAGGATCCTGAGATTGGTTATCCGTCATTTTACAGGATAGGCGGCAGACATTATATCGCTTACGCTAACAAAACCTGCCAACTTCGAATTAATGAAGTGCCCGATGAATTATTGGATGACTTTGGTTTGCGGGTTGAATAGTAAAGGTCAATACGGTTGTTAGGGGCGGAAACGCAGATAAACGAATAACGATTGAAATATAGGGTAGAGCGTGAAATTGCTTATTGCAAAAGTAATAGATATGGGTTTACAAATGGACAAACTGCGTAAAGAGACGCTTGCATTTGTCGAGACTAATCGGGTCTTAGGTGGGGAGATGGGTGAATATCGCTATTCAAGCGTGGTTACACTGCCTACGCTATATTCATCAACTTATGCGGTTATGACCCGCTCACTTTACAATGATCTGGATGTTTTGACAAGCGCTGAGCGACAAGCATGGATTGATTATTTCAACAGATATCAGGATGATGACGGTCTATTCCGCGATCCTGTTATATTTAACCAATATTCCTATAAAGGTGATTATTTTGGGAATGGAAGACCACATTTAACATGTCATATTTTAACAGCTTTGACATGTCTGAAAGGAGTTGCAAAAAAAAGCTTTGCTTTGGTTAAAAAGTTTTCATCGAGAAAGAATCTGGAGTCATGGTTAGAATCACGCGACTGGGGAAAAAGGGTGGCAAGCACAGGTAATGAGATAATGAATTTAGGCACAATTCTTCAGTATGCAAGGGATTTTCAGAATGATGCCCGTGCAGGAAGCGCTGTGGAATTTCTCCTTAATTGGCTGGATACGCACTATATCCATTCTGATACAGGTGTTTGGGGCGATATAGATATTGTTGAGCCACAGCAACGGTCTCATGCGGTTCAGGCAGCATATCATTGGTGGGCACTCTATTTCTATGACCATCACCCTATTCCTTATGTAGAACGTGCCATTGATACACTGCTTGCAACGCAGAATCAAGAAGGTGGATTTGGCTGGGGCGTACATAATTCTTCTGAGCCGTATAAAAGCAGTGCGTGTGAGGATATTGATTCGATAGATCCACTGGCCAGAATGTCTTTTTATACTGATTACCGTAGAGAAGATATCAAACAGAGCCTTGAAAAAGCATTAGGTTGGGTAAAACAAAATCAAATGCCGGATGGTGGATTCGTATTCATGCTGGATAAAGCTTACCAGTATGGACATCCTGAATTGAATGGTGAGAAGAATGCAGGAGCTATGTTCCCGACCTGGTTCAGAACTCTTTGTCTGGCCTATCTTGGAAAAACAATTACTAATAACCCGATTTGGAGTTTTCCCTGGCATTTTTGTAATTGTCCCGGGTATCAATTTTGGGAACATGAATAAGGAGAAATCGTGAAAAGAATTGACCTTAACGGAACGTGGGATTTTCTTGTCGACCTTGACCCAAAATATCATAAGAAAAACAAGAATACCTATGCTTATGCTCAAACGGATTGGAATCGGCGACACTGGAAGAAAGTAGAAGTTCCGGGAGTCTGGAATAAATATGGACCTGAACTTGATATCTATGAAGGAGTCTGCTGGTTCTCACGCACCTTTCAGGTGGACAAGTTGTTAACGAAAGCAACGTCATTATTACGTTTTGGGGCGGTAAATTACCTGTGTGAAGTTTTCGTTAACGGCGAATGCGTGGGTATGCATGAGGGAGGTTATACGGAATTTACCTTTGATGTATCAAGTTTTTTACAAAAAGGAGAAAATACCATTGCCCTAAGAGTAGATAATCGCGCCTTTATTATGAAATTACCACCTGTACTTGGTTATTTTAATTATGGCGGTATTCATCGGGACGTGAGTCTTGAAATATATCCTGATTCATTCATGGAAAATTTATTCATAAGCGCAGAACCTATCCGGCGAGGAGGCAGACTGACTATCAGGGGTTTTGTTGAAAAGAAAACAAAGGAGATTCTCAATATAAAAGTTGCCTGTGAAGGTGTTTCAGGTCAGGTTACTGTAAAGGCAGACAGCAGTTTTGAAATGATATTAGATACAGAGAATGTAAAAACGTGGACTCCCGAAAACCCCGTTCTTTATGATACCAAAATTATACTGCTTTCAGGTGAAGAGATAGTAGATACAAGGGAAGTGCGTATAGGTTTTCGTTCTATTACAGCACAAAGTGATGAAATTCTATTTAATGATAAGCCAATACAGTTGAATGGCATCTGTTATGTTTATGATAGTCCTGCTTATGGTCTCGTTATGAAGAAAGAACAATTTTTGACTGATATTTCACTTTTAAAAGAACTAGGCGTCAACATTATTCGCAGTCATTTTCCTTTTCCCAACGAATTTTATGAGGCTTGCGATAGAGCAGGTATTATGGTCTGGGTTGAAACTCCGGTCTATTGCATTAATCCGGGGAAAGAAAAAATCAATACCGTATTTTCTGATCCGTCATGGTTATTACTTGCCAAACAAATGATTAAGGAGATGATTATTCAGGCACGCAACCATCCATGCGTGGTTATTTATAGCATTGGTAATGAGTGCAACGTTGACTGCCCTGAAGCAGAGCCGTTTTTTAGCAAATTGGCAGCTACTGTGCGTGAACTTGATACAACACGTCTAGTTTCTTACGCTGCGCTTTACGGAATGGTCGGCCCTATAGGTGACATGGTGGATGTCATTGGTGTAAACGAGTACTGGGGCTGGTATGATCGACTAAAGGGTGGTGGCACGCCAAAAGCAGGCGCTCAAGGCCTGCCTGACCTAAAGATTGTCGAGAAAAAATTAACAGAGCTGTCAAAACAATTTAAAAAACCTTTATTACTAACGGAATTTGGTGCGGATTCAATTCCTGGATTTCGTTCAGAGAGTCTTGAATTGTGGTCGGAGGATTACCATGCTGAACTCCTTAAGCTTACAATTGAACTGGCAAGAACATTGCCTCGAGTGTGTGGGACATTTCCATTCTGCTTTAGCGATTACCGGGACCCATCCAAGTTTGTCGGAACTCATTGGGATGCTGTGAATTATAAAGGTGTGGTTAGTTATAATCGGACAAAAAAGATTTCGTTTAAGTATTTGAAAGCACTATATAGGTAGCAAAGAAGGGGAAATAATGACTTCCAGAGATAGAATGAAAACAGTTCTTTCAGGCAATATTCCTGATAAAGTTCCGTTTTCCCCAACAATTTATATTGACTATGCTTGTGTGTTATGTGGTAAAAATTTTGAAGATGCACTTATCAATCCATCTTTAGGCGCAGAATGTATGCTTGGTGCGGCTTTGAAGTATAATACGGATGTTGTACGTTTTGTTATGGGACCTGATGAGTCGTGGTATAGTGACAAGACTGTGAAAAAAGAAGATGGTATACTTATACAGTATGATAAGAAGACAGGGACAAAAGAAGGATACTATGATTTTGTGGGTGGAGGATATTATTTCCCTTTTGAAAAACAACGTTTTGTGCAGTGTATTAATGAAGTACGTGATATAAAAGTGATAAGTTCTAAGGAGTATATAGAACGTGGTTACCTGAAAGATATCAAACGATATATTGAAAAAGCACATGATAATGGATTGTTTGTAGTTGGCATGTGTGGTGGGCAGACAATAAACTTTATGGTTGAGAAATTGGGTAGTGTTGATACTGCGCTTATGAGTTTTTATGATTCGCCTGATCTTGTGTATGAACTTATTAACAAAGCAGTAGAAATTTCTATCCAGAAAGGTAAAGCATTTATTGAAGTGGGAGTGGATTGTATTTACATTGGTGATTCCTTTGCGTCTTCCAGTGTTATATCGCCTGATATATATAAACGTTTCTGTGCTCCGGCATATAAAGAAGTTACGCAAGAATTTCATAATTCAGGTGTTTTTTGTTATATGCATTGCTGTGGGAATTATAATCCCTTACTTGAATTTTTACCTTCAATCGGAATAGATGCTATGGATGGGATAGATCCTACAAGCGGTATGAGTGTAAAACGCACAAAAGATGCAATTGGTAAAGAACTTACATTAATGGGAGGAATAAGTTGTCTTACACTTCTAAATGGTTCTTCTGAAGAGGTGTATGATGAAGCAAGGAAGTGCATTGAAGAAGGTAAATCAGGTGGAAGATATGTCCTTGGAAGTGCATGTGCAGTACCAAGAGCAACCCCTACAAAAAATATAATTGCGGCACAAAAAGCGATATTTGAATATGGTTGGTATTAAAATCCAATACAGGAAGGGATGATTAAGAAGTTATTTGTCGTTCATCATACTCATACAGACATTGGCTATACAGATATCCAGACTAAGATAATGAATGACCATGTTGATTTTATAGATAAGGTCTTGGATTATTGCAAAGAGACGGATAATTATCCAGAAGAATCAAAATTTAAATGGACATGTGAAGTTTCATGGACAGTTAAAAATTATTTAAAAAAAAGACCTGAAAGGATTAATGAGTTCATTCAAAGGGTAAAAGAAGGGAGAATAGAAGTAACCGGACTTTATCTGAATGTTACTGAATTATATACTGCCGAGGAACTTATTCGTTCTCTCTATTTTGCTAAGAAGTTAGAAAAAAATTATGGAATTAAAGTAGTTTCTGCAATGAACTCCGACGTGCCCGGCTTATCCTGGGGTCTTCCGCAAATTTTTCCCGGAGCAGGTATTAAATATCTTTCTATGGCTCCTAATAGTATCAGGGCTAAAAGGATTTCAGTTCCCCAGCCTTTTTATTGGATTTCTCCTGATGAAAGCAGGGTTCTTGTCTGGACCAATAATGATTCTTATGGAGCAGGATATAATCTTGGACTTGGAAGTAGTTATAAAACATTTTCTAAAAAGCTACCTGAATATCTCAGACATCTTGAAAATAAAAATTATCCCTACGATGCTTATTGCCTGCGAATGGCCATGGATAATGTTGATCCTCATATTGAACTCTCCAAAATTGCTAGAGAATGGAACGAGAAACATGTTTCTCCTCAAATTATTGTCTCCACAAACAAAGATTTCTTTGAGTATATGGAGAAGAAATACAAAAACAAATTTCCGTCTTATAAACTTGCCTGGCCGGACTGGTGGGCTGACGGGAGTGCATCCGCTGCTTATGAGACAGGGCTATCAAGGAAGACAAAAAGAAGGTTAAAGGTCGCAGAAGCGCTCCTTGCTCTGCAATCGTTCTATCAAAGCCCTTATCCTAAAAGAGAGATTGATAATATCTGGGATAATTTAATGTTTTTTGATGAGCATACATGGGGAGCAACATCAACATACGGACTCGAATCCCCTATAGCAAAAGGGAGCTGGGCGATAAAGTCTTCCTTTATTTATAATGCCGTCGTAGAGGCCGAAAGGCTTCTGAAGAAAGCAAAGATTCTGACTAATAGGAAAGATTCTGCAGGGAAAAAGGACGTTTTTAATTTAGAATTATTACTACTTCAGGAACACAGTGACTCACTTAAGGAGATAGTTGTATTTAGCCCGTTCTTTCAGAGCAGAAAATCTCTTATTTCTTTTACAATGGGCCGTGAAGCATTGAAAGAAAAGTTTCATGTTAAAGATGGAAAGGAGATTTTGCCGATTCAGGTAGAAAAGATAGATAGAGAGGTTCCATGGAAAAAAGAAGAAGCAAAAGTTTCTTTTGTAGCCACCATTCCATCTTTTGGCTATAAAACCTTTGAGGTGATTTCCCGGGGTTCAGCTTATCAGTCTGATTTCTCTTTTGGAAAAGATAGCATTGAGAATAATTTTTATAAAGTTTCTCTTGACCATATCACCGGCGGGATAAAAAGCATCTATGATAAGCAGCTTGGAAGAGAATTGGTGGAGCAAAAAAGTCCCTATAGAGTTAATCAGTGTATCTATGAAGAGGCAGCCTTCGCCGGAGGAAAAAATCCTTTGGAACAGAGAGAGACAATTTTCAATGCTATCAAGTTTTATGGTGTTACTTCTGCAATAAAAGAAAGAGACACAAAATTTCGCAGGTTTAGTCCAACAATTTCTGAAATAAAGAGAGGCAAGGATGGCACTGTGATGGGCAGCTTAATCTCAGAGGCCAAGTTAAGAAAATGCCGTAAAATCATCCAGGAGGTTATTCTTTATCATGACCTGAAGAGAATAGATATAGTGAACACCATCTTCAAGGAAGAAACCCTAAATCCAGAAGCTGTTTATTATGCTTTTCCCTTTAATTTTAAGAATCCAGAGATAAAATTTGAAATTGCCGGGGCATCAATGAGACCGGAAATTGACCAATTACCCGGTTCAGCCAAGGATTATTATTCTATTCAGGACTGGGTCTCTATTTCAGATAAAGATTGTAGTGTAGTCTGGACTGCAAAAGAGGCTCCTCTGGTTCAGTTTGGGGAAATAAATACAGGAAAATGGCTTAGTAATGTCCGAATAAAAAATGGCACTCTTTTCTCATGGATAATGAATAATTACTGGTTTACGAATTTTAGGGCAAGCCAGGGAGGAAAATCTGTTTTTCATTATTCCCTTACAAGTTGTAAAGGGAAGATTAATAACTCAACAGCTTCTCTCTTTGCCCAAGAGTGCAATAACTCCTCAATTAGTCTAGCAATTGATAAAAACCTAAAAGTAGCTTTGCCGAAAAAATACAGTTTTATTTCTTTGGATAAGAAAAATGTTTCTCTTTTAGCCTTAAAAGGGGCTGAGGACAAAAAAGGATTGATTCTTCGTCTAATAGAGACAGATGGTAGGGATACTGTTATAAAAATAACCTTACCGTTTCTTGAAATTAAAAAGGCCTATCAAACGAATCTAGTGGAGGAGAATCAAAAAGAAATTTCCGCAGGAAAGCATTTAATAAACATGTCTATTAAATCATTTGGTATTGCTACGATCAGGATTCAGCGCTTTGAAAAATCCTAAGTTCTAAATTTCAAATCCAAATAAATTCCTAAATGCCCTGAAAAAAGTGATTGTTACTCTATATCAAATACGCTAAAATAGCCAAAATAGTAAAGACAGGTGTCATTGCGATTTGTGACTGCAAGATGCATTCTATGAAGATTAATTCAAAAAATTTGTTTTTCGTTATTCTCTCAATACTTTTTATCAGTGTCCCCCTCTATTCAACACCAAAGATAGAAAATATATTAGCACTAGAAAAAGCCGGGCTGTCTGAGGAAGCAAAGGGGCATTATGATAAGGCATTTGCATTGTATGAAAAGCTAATTAGAGAGACTTCCGATGGCGTACAGCAGGAGATATATCTAAGAAGAATTTTTGATATGCGTTTCAGTATCAGTAATAAAACAAACGTCTTAAAAATCTGTAAATATATAAGAAAAGGCAGAAAATCTAACCAATCACTAAAATCTCTTGCTAAATGGTTTATGCTGCAGCTATACCTTGAGGACGGAAAAATTGAGGCGGCAAAGAGCTTGTGCAAAAAACTCGGTTTTATTCAAAACTGGTTTGCAATAGGTCCTTTTGACAATGATGGGAAAACAGGTTTTGACAAAGAATACCCGCCTGAGACGGAAATAAAAATTTCTTCCGAATATCAGGGTAAGGATAGAGAAGTAAAATGGAGACATATAAATATTGAATCTCCGTCAGGATTTGTTGACCTTGGAGCTATTTTCAGACCAAATAAAAATACGTGTAGTTACTTACTAACATTTGTTAAATCAAGCAAGAAAAGAGAAGTTGCATTTAGAATGGGACACGATGATGCAATTAAGATATGGCTAAATAACAGCTTAGTTTTTAGCAATAATAATTATCATGCTGCACGATTTGATCAGAGTCATGCAAGAGTCCTTCTTAACAAAGGATGGAACAAAATCCTGATTAAGCTCTGTCAAAAACAGGAGAAATGGGGATTGCTTTTTAGAATAACATCTCCAAATGGCAACCCTATATCAAGACTAAAGGTCAGGGCAAATCTGCCCGCAAAGATAGCAGAACATGTTCCTGTGGAAGATACTGTCAGAACTGACTCAGGAAGTATATCCTGTCTTGAAGAAAGCATCAAAACCGACGCGGGTAATGCGCAACTCTATTATTATTTATCATATTTATACAACAAAAGTCTGCCATATGACGAAACCGAACATAAGGATTTTCTATGTATAACAAAGGCTATTCAGCTAAATCCCAATAATCCCTTTTACACCCATCTTGGAGCAAATCTTGCAGATCAACCAAACAAAAGAAGAGAGCTGCTGGAAAAAACGATTAAATTAGATCCTTATTTTATAATAGCATTTTATCAATTAGCGGAATATTATTTAAATGCCGATAATCTGACAAAAGCTCTGCATACAGTTAATAAATGTCTTGATATTAATCCATCATTTCTCCCGTCAATTTGTCTAAAAATCTCTATTTACTCAAAACAAGGATTAACCCCGCTTATTTCTCCTTTGCTTGAAGAGGTAAAAGATGCTCCTACACATAAGAAAGAAACACGGAATAATATAATCCGCTATTATGAGTATCATCGTTCACAGGAAGAAACCTTAGCACAACTCCGAAAGCTTTCAGAGATAGATTTTACAGATAACTGTGCAAGAGACAAGATCGTTAAAATTTTACTAGATACGAGCAAGGATTCAGAAGCATTGAATAGACTATGTGAAATGTCGGCCTTGAGTCCGTATGATACGAGCATATATCTTCGCAGAGCAAAGATATATGCTAACAGATACCAATTCCATAAAGCCATTAAAGTATGTAATCAAGCAATTATTATCTGTCCAGAGAACTATGAAATACTTTCAAGTTTAGGACTTCTGTATCGACGCATTGGTAATTACGAAAAGTTTGAGGGGTTTGTCAATGAGGCGTTGAAAATAAAGCCTGACTATACATGGCTCAGAAAATACGCTGAATTTGTGAGTCCAAAGAAAGAAGCGTATGAAGAGAATTTTACAGAGAACATAGCAGCAATAATCAATTCTGCAAATAACCTAAAACAGACTGATAGCGAAGCTGTTTATCTACTTGATAAAGCAATCTCACGGGTATATATGGATGGCACTTCGTCTGAATATATACATCAAGTCATTAAAATTCTTACAGATAAAGG
This genomic interval carries:
- a CDS encoding DUF3857 domain-containing protein: MKINSKNLFFVILSILFISVPLYSTPKIENILALEKAGLSEEAKGHYDKAFALYEKLIRETSDGVQQEIYLRRIFDMRFSISNKTNVLKICKYIRKGRKSNQSLKSLAKWFMLQLYLEDGKIEAAKSLCKKLGFIQNWFAIGPFDNDGKTGFDKEYPPETEIKISSEYQGKDREVKWRHINIESPSGFVDLGAIFRPNKNTCSYLLTFVKSSKKREVAFRMGHDDAIKIWLNNSLVFSNNNYHAARFDQSHARVLLNKGWNKILIKLCQKQEKWGLLFRITSPNGNPISRLKVRANLPAKIAEHVPVEDTVRTDSGSISCLEESIKTDAGNAQLYYYLSYLYNKSLPYDETEHKDFLCITKAIQLNPNNPFYTHLGANLADQPNKRRELLEKTIKLDPYFIIAFYQLAEYYLNADNLTKALHTVNKCLDINPSFLPSICLKISIYSKQGLTPLISPLLEEVKDAPTHKKETRNNIIRYYEYHRSQEETLAQLRKLSEIDFTDNCARDKIVKILLDTSKDSEALNRLCEMSALSPYDTSIYLRRAKIYANRYQFHKAIKVCNQAIIICPENYEILSSLGLLYRRIGNYEKFEGFVNEALKIKPDYTWLRKYAEFVSPKKEAYEENFTENIAAIINSANNLKQTDSEAVYLLDKAISRVYMDGTSSEYIHQVIKILTDKGVRDFNHLNIYYVPGDQEVIIKKACIIKKDGTIRDYYKFSDVSTSSPQYRTYYDYRRKTIKFSSLEKGDIIDFEYNVNDIGGNIYGDYFGNMFLFKDTNPIIFSKYILIAPKRRKFYFYSPKLHIIPRKIYDKHADTISYIWEKRNIGKIDKELSMPPYQEITPYLLISTFKDWTDMARWYADLTRDQMESSPEIKKIVASLTENKNTEIDKIEAIYNYVVKKIRYVALEFGIHGYKPYKACQVFSRKFGDCKDKALLIMTMLKEAGIPSEIVLVRTRSLGRFDFSQASLGLFNHAICHIRLKGGKELWLDGTAEYSSINEIPWMDQGARVFVVDLKRRKGILSEIPVSAGIHNNRISDKNVLLKNDGSAYIGGTEIVSGAFCSGIRYFFQIPSKQKEEFEKLLNTVFEGVQVINIHFPDLSGLDTPIKYNYAVSVPKFLKPVSEGFSFNPVMLRHKLTQRYASSSIRKHDFLLSYPFMDNKTTEFLLPQGYEAIHLPQDVELKSKFGSLSMIYGKLPDKIIVKIKLQLDVSRVLPEEYSEFRKFVADVDKNENKEIIIKKIPVAE
- a CDS encoding glycoside hydrolase family 38 C-terminal domain-containing protein → MIKKLFVVHHTHTDIGYTDIQTKIMNDHVDFIDKVLDYCKETDNYPEESKFKWTCEVSWTVKNYLKKRPERINEFIQRVKEGRIEVTGLYLNVTELYTAEELIRSLYFAKKLEKNYGIKVVSAMNSDVPGLSWGLPQIFPGAGIKYLSMAPNSIRAKRISVPQPFYWISPDESRVLVWTNNDSYGAGYNLGLGSSYKTFSKKLPEYLRHLENKNYPYDAYCLRMAMDNVDPHIELSKIAREWNEKHVSPQIIVSTNKDFFEYMEKKYKNKFPSYKLAWPDWWADGSASAAYETGLSRKTKRRLKVAEALLALQSFYQSPYPKREIDNIWDNLMFFDEHTWGATSTYGLESPIAKGSWAIKSSFIYNAVVEAERLLKKAKILTNRKDSAGKKDVFNLELLLLQEHSDSLKEIVVFSPFFQSRKSLISFTMGREALKEKFHVKDGKEILPIQVEKIDREVPWKKEEAKVSFVATIPSFGYKTFEVISRGSAYQSDFSFGKDSIENNFYKVSLDHITGGIKSIYDKQLGRELVEQKSPYRVNQCIYEEAAFAGGKNPLEQRETIFNAIKFYGVTSAIKERDTKFRRFSPTISEIKRGKDGTVMGSLISEAKLRKCRKIIQEVILYHDLKRIDIVNTIFKEETLNPEAVYYAFPFNFKNPEIKFEIAGASMRPEIDQLPGSAKDYYSIQDWVSISDKDCSVVWTAKEAPLVQFGEINTGKWLSNVRIKNGTLFSWIMNNYWFTNFRASQGGKSVFHYSLTSCKGKINNSTASLFAQECNNSSISLAIDKNLKVALPKKYSFISLDKKNVSLLALKGAEDKKGLILRLIETDGRDTVIKITLPFLEIKKAYQTNLVEENQKEISAGKHLINMSIKSFGIATIRIQRFEKS
- a CDS encoding sialidase family protein, with protein sequence MPYAEGQSVSPRVTKEILHPKSMDAADACSVIIDGEPGPRFFNYQVQLCVTPKGTWIACWTQGSYEADSDQRVVVARSEDNGQTWSKEIVIEGSGGTYHVPAWIVSFVVPGTGRIYMFYWYNINGVFLRDAGDIFYRCSDDDGFTWSPRYRVEIPRTAMDDPEGDIHGWNFGQPCLLATGQVMMTYTKINRSSLYPKGWRLDLNNEWQVEPGADSATKPKNEQGGDPNNWVTEVFFLELTNILTENNPARLNFRFLPEGHKGLWMPYPGTDRHFGQEGTLVDLSGERLLCVFRSRLGHPFFAISEDCGATWSKPDILRICPEGEPFNQPCAPCPMTKLPDGRFVFIFHNVKPEGLGWYPRDPLWITAGREAHGVTNNAGLHFAKPKVVIFNDGKPGGPFKDPEIGYPSFYRIGGRHYIAYANKTCQLRINEVPDELLDDFGLRVE
- a CDS encoding glycoside hydrolase family 2 TIM barrel-domain containing protein; its protein translation is MKRIDLNGTWDFLVDLDPKYHKKNKNTYAYAQTDWNRRHWKKVEVPGVWNKYGPELDIYEGVCWFSRTFQVDKLLTKATSLLRFGAVNYLCEVFVNGECVGMHEGGYTEFTFDVSSFLQKGENTIALRVDNRAFIMKLPPVLGYFNYGGIHRDVSLEIYPDSFMENLFISAEPIRRGGRLTIRGFVEKKTKEILNIKVACEGVSGQVTVKADSSFEMILDTENVKTWTPENPVLYDTKIILLSGEEIVDTREVRIGFRSITAQSDEILFNDKPIQLNGICYVYDSPAYGLVMKKEQFLTDISLLKELGVNIIRSHFPFPNEFYEACDRAGIMVWVETPVYCINPGKEKINTVFSDPSWLLLAKQMIKEMIIQARNHPCVVIYSIGNECNVDCPEAEPFFSKLAATVRELDTTRLVSYAALYGMVGPIGDMVDVIGVNEYWGWYDRLKGGGTPKAGAQGLPDLKIVEKKLTELSKQFKKPLLLTEFGADSIPGFRSESLELWSEDYHAELLKLTIELARTLPRVCGTFPFCFSDYRDPSKFVGTHWDAVNYKGVVSYNRTKKISFKYLKALYR
- a CDS encoding uroporphyrinogen decarboxylase family protein, whose protein sequence is MTSRDRMKTVLSGNIPDKVPFSPTIYIDYACVLCGKNFEDALINPSLGAECMLGAALKYNTDVVRFVMGPDESWYSDKTVKKEDGILIQYDKKTGTKEGYYDFVGGGYYFPFEKQRFVQCINEVRDIKVISSKEYIERGYLKDIKRYIEKAHDNGLFVVGMCGGQTINFMVEKLGSVDTALMSFYDSPDLVYELINKAVEISIQKGKAFIEVGVDCIYIGDSFASSSVISPDIYKRFCAPAYKEVTQEFHNSGVFCYMHCCGNYNPLLEFLPSIGIDAMDGIDPTSGMSVKRTKDAIGKELTLMGGISCLTLLNGSSEEVYDEARKCIEEGKSGGRYVLGSACAVPRATPTKNIIAAQKAIFEYGWY